DNA from Asterias amurensis chromosome 7, ASM3211899v1:
aaccaaaaattaatattaatctTTTGTTAAAATATCTCATCATTTCTTATAAATAAATCTATTTTAGCCACAGAAATTATGCATTAAGTAATTATTAAATGACTAACAATGCACAAGTAATTTTGAATCTTACATTTATTTGTGCATCTGACAAAATTTGTTCcgaaaaaaaccaaaaggttTTGAAGAAAATCTTTTGGTGAAAATCAGACCAAGCAACTTTATATTCTGAGTCTTTGCGGAAAGCAAATAGACTACCAGAAATACTACACTTCttagagaaaaaacaaatccagaaacacagaaaaacaatcaaacaacagGTTTTTTTCATCCTCTATCTTTCActaaaattattaataaaaatgcaaaatactacaaaatattattattttatttaaatagtTATAATTGCTTTCAAATAACCTTCTGTTCGAgaaactttgatttttgttcTCTATCAGCTTGGTGTTTTAGAGATTTTGATAAAAAGGGCTAtgtacattttaaaggcagtggacactattggtaattgtcaaagactagccttcatagttggtgtatctcaacatatacataaaataacaaacctgtgaaaatttgagctcaatcagtcatcgaacttgcgagatatgaatgaaagcaaaaaaaacacccttgtcacaagaaggtgtgtgcgtttagataattgatttcgagacctcaagttctaaacctgaggtctcgaaatcagattcgtgtaaaattacttctttctcggaaactatggcacttcagaggaagccgtttctcacaatgttttataccatcaatctctccccattacttgtcaccaagaaaggttttatgctaataattattttgagtaattaccaatagtgtccactgcctttaacaaaatatttaaaaaagaggtAACTATCTTATACACAAGCATAAAACTATAGTATTACATTTCTGTCTTctgagttgtttttttacatttaaaggcaAGGTCATACTATGGTAATGTCCCCCATAGTATTTGAGTAATTTTCatccaaaataaataaaagtttaaCGAAAAGTTTGAATCTCTAAAGCTGTTGGTGTAAATAATTTTGATTGTAATCAAAAGATAAAGTTAGTTGAGACCAATCCAAGAACGGACTccacggtagtacagttaatcacgatcctataaggTAAAGTTGTAGTCCTAGCCAATTTTCtgtaccttccacccaggtagtagttaaaaagcaggacagttcttttaagaactgagaagtctcccaaacatccgataaatctactccacggtagtagaataaagaaagacagttctctaccatgtctaaagaacaaactctacctggcaagtaaatacacagtacacacatggtgttaccgcaaaccaaatatataataatcaattcttgttaaaaaaacagAGTTTCCAGATTACGGTTAAACGTAGACCTTTGTTAGTCCTTCTAAAATTCAAGTGTAAAATCTAATATTTGTTATTCAAAGGTATTAAAAGCTAAAAGCATGCTTCTTCATCTTTGGTATTGCTTGTGACTGAATTTAATTATGATTGTCAGGAAGGGTGAtttaaatgtataaaaaaaacacacttctttttaaattaatttcaatgATATTTTGACAAACAGTAATGCAAATTTCGACTGGAGTTTAGGCAATATTCtagtaaaaagtacaaaatgcCTGTCATGTATTTTATCACAGGGGTTAACTAAGGACTAAGGATATATTCAACGAGTAGTACAAAACTTATTTGCATCTCAAATTCAGAGAAGTATAAAAAGAAGTTACAAAACCTAACTCTACAAATAAGCTACAAATAGATGCTTTTAAAGTGTATTAAAACAGACACAtcttcaattctgttgagttgCAAGGAAAATTTACCACTGAGGACAATGTAATGAGATAATAGTTTTTGGCgttattcaaataaaaacagctaCACATTAAACTGTGAATAAACCTTTTTAAAGGTGGTCTATAGGACCAGCCTATTAgaaatttcaattcaataaataagggaatcaatgtgtggtgaagaggttttcaactagtggtttaatcccaacgaggcctggttcttgataattttaccgagacgaagtcgatgtacattatcaagaaccaggcctcggcgggtttaaacccctagttgaaaaccgattcaacacatgttgattcccattcataaataccttttcggtcaaaaacatcaacactttttggtcaaaatgtaaaataaatgcaaaaattataattgtccaatgatttctttcaacacaacacccctccagctatgaaatggtaaagccctccgccgccctcgggtaaacaactccttataaaggaatgctgtgcacgtcacgcgtgatgtggcacaactgtttcagtgGTTGCTCTCGACccataggaatgaagaaactgtcttataagaacaggcgcaagctcgcgtgtcacgcccatgtttcaacactttttactggtcataaacaaaggtttatacacgtgacgcgctctccaccaataggaatagcgaaactgtctgaggtatttatgaatacggGATGAGGTCAAACTTCCGCTATTATTCAAAGTATAAATTCAAAAGATGAGTAATAAACTTGTTTCAAAATAGCCCCCCCATAGCACACACTTAATTGCTTGTTCCTTATAGcatataaattaaatgaaatactGTACATTCCAACTGGCATAATTTTGGGTTGTCAATATTCCTATTGGGTTCTTATTTTAGATGATTTAAGGGAGGGGGTCACTGTTTTTGAATGGTCTGTCTTCTAATTATGACCTGCTTTGTACAAATGAAGAAAGAAGTCCACTTTGCCAGCACATTCTTGGCCGCATCCATTACATTTCCAGGGATCCCCGGTAACATGCCATCCCATGTGAAGATAATGCAAGACAGAATCCCCAAACGTTATGTCACAGTAATGGCAATGATGGGAACCGGGGAGGGCATCCGGAGCGTCCAGAGACCTCCGGGTGCTCGTGGCACGACACGGCGACTCCGGATTGATGGACTCGTCTCCGCTTCTTCCGTAACTTCCGTTTGGGGATGAGCTGCCCATGACTCTACTAATCTCAAGTAAATGTCCTTGAGAGTTGTCGTTACTCCTCGCTGGATTCGCATTGACGTAGTGTGGATACTGGACTGGGTAGACCTCTAGAGGGACACTGGTGTCATTCTCGTCAGCTGTGGATGTTGGCTCAAACTGCTGGTGGTGAGACACCTGAGCGGCACCGTCTTCTTCACCCAAGTTTCCCGGCCTTGTACATGTCGATGATTTTCCGACGCTACTAGTACTAGGATGCCTCTTCTTGTCGTAAGAAAACTGATCCTCCGACTCTTTCTTCAAGAGCATGACCGGAAGGACTGGTGATCGGTTCGGAACGTCTTCAGGCGGGGGCTCTGCTGATCTCAAGTGATCCAAGGAGTCGCTAACTGACCACGGCTGATGAGAAGTCTGATTATTCCTTACATCTTGGTTTAACTCTTTCCTCATGTAGACAAGACCCGAAGCCGGCGAGTCTAATCTGTTGTCGATCCGCTCCGGTGACCCTGCCGTCAGCTCAGAAGGCCCATCAACTGACTTGGCACGCATTGACAAAGGCCCATCAACCGGGTTGAGGCTGTCCATATTGCTCTGGCTGGTTACTGAGACAACAATTGGCATGGTCATCACAGGACTCAAAAGCGGTGGCAGTGAAGTCTGAGGGGGCGATGCAACGAGAGGCCTTGACAGATGGGTTGGCTGCCATGAAATATCATTGCTTTGAAGGCCTTCGGCATCTAATATCTTATGAACTCTGCGCATGTGGTTatacctgtaaaaaaaaaaaacaataaaaggaacagctattaaataaataaatttatcaaTCCCATTAAAGCGTCTCTACACTgtacatacacacacacacacaaaattggcggggggggggggggggtcctaaGGAAAGATTCAGAAGATAGATATAATGCCGTGTTCTTGTTTTGTCTAATTGACATTAAAAGTCAGATATATGCTGTGTCTTGTACGCAGGAAATTATGGTATTTCTATGTAGAATACagaggatttgaaactttgcatggtggaaatcaatatagaaaggtttgcggtaacaccatgtacatgagcaggatttgaaactttgcatggtggagatacaatctagtaaggtttgcggtaacaccatgtacatgagtaggatttgaaactttgcatggtggagatataatctagtaaggtttgcggtaacaccatgtaatgactgtctCTAATACCTCTATCCTCGCCTCtttttcccgccttcgtgcatcaccaagctaatccgcctccacagtacttcagcagcatgcagcatcagagtccagctttctccagaagacgatcagagcatactgatcgaaacatcgagttgaaaccaacggttcttttcagaaccacccccaactcattagagagagtcattacatggtgttaccgcaaacctttctatgtAGAACAGTGTGGAAAAAACATACTTTTCTTTGTACACTTCAAGTGGGGAGGGAGGGAATTGTGAACAGCCCCTAGGAAAGATGGCTTTTAAAAAGCTTAAAGGTGCAAGAAGCTTACCTTGCTGATGCGTCGCAGAAGTTCAAGCCACACATATTGCACTTGAACGACTTTTCAATCAAGTGGATTCGAAAGTGACTTTCCAGCGCCTCATTGGTGCTGAATCTTTGACTGCAGAGACTACATTGGTAGATGACGTTTTGTTTGGGGCTGCAATGATGTTTCTGACTGTGAATCCGCGCAGCAGTCGTTGAGTTGAAAGTCAACGGACAATGTTTGCATTTGTGAGGTTTCCTGTTGATGTGAGTGTTCATATGCTGTCGCAGCAGCGAACGAAACGAGAATGTCTTCCCGCAGATGTTGCACTGCGGGGCAAGGGAGGCCTGGCTGCACATCTTCTGATGATCCTCAAGTTGAGACTTGTTCAGGAAGCCAAGACCGCAGGATTTGCACTGGTTCCGTGAGCGGATGCCATGAATCTGGAGGTGCTTGATCATCCTGCCGCACGTTCGACGGCAGGCGAAGGTGCAGTAGTTGCACTTGAGTGCCTTCCCGCTGGAACACAGGGTGAAATGCCCCTCCTGGGTTCTCGATTGGGATGCCGTGTTCCTCGCCGTGGATCCCGATGGTAGTTTAGAATTACGTGAGGTCTTGGTCTTTGTCTCTGTCTCAGATTGATTCTGAGACTGCTTGTATGCCTGTTCATTGCTAGCAACCTGCATATCACCAAGACCAGCAGTGCTTGGCTCGCTGTGATGGAAGCTTGTGGAGACCTCACTAGATGCAGACGTTAAGTCAATGACGATCTTTTCAGAGTGTTTATTCATCGGCCATGTCATTTTACCTACAGGTGCGTGGTCTGATGGATTGAGGATATTGGGAGGCTGGCACTCCTGTGATGCCTTGCTATTACTCTGATTATCGCCATCTTCTAGTGGCGGTAACCACTGCATCGGATTAGGCATATGAAGATTGTCTGCTAGCTCGCTGTTCTCGCTTGAGTGCTCGGCATTCGATTGCAGTCCAAGTTGGGACAAAAGTTTGGTCTTTCCTGAAAagctgcaagaaaaaaaaaagggaggtAAAATGTATTTAAGTATTACAGAGTATGTCAAGATTGCAGCACAAGGGCTCGTTCAAACCTTTGTAGCTAATCCCCTTACCATCCAAGTAGCAATCGGGTtggtatctttcctcaccttccacTTCTGGGACCTTGTTTCGAACTGTCGGGGGCACTATCAAGCTACCTTagagtaaacttgcgggtaaaacCACATGTATCTATCTCTTTTCCAgaggtgttggttctgaaaatagCCATTTTGGTCTCGAACAGTATGGGGAGAAGAACTTCTTGTCTTTTTTCTTCgtttttctcctgaagatgagcagagtatactgtttgaaccCTCGAGAtgaaactggctcttttcaaagccaacactcccaTCAAAGAGATTATAATACATGGTTGTTCCCTCAAatgtactatttatttatagtaaaATGTAACTCGTACTATTCATACTTATGCAGAGCTTCATCACTTACTTACCTTATTAAATGATTTTTCTATGAAACACAGCCAATTCTCACGTAATTTTCATTTACGATTCCACTTTTGGCCAAGTATTGGCTGTGTCTCATAGAAAATTCATATTAaaagttgatattttaccagcccgatgaacttctttcatgaCTTACTTACCTTGTTTTAACATTGCCTAGCAGTGTCTTAGTTGTCATGGCGTGTTTCTTCATGTGACGAGCCATTATTGAAGGGTAACTGAAAGTTTTACTGCAGACGCTACAGATCAGGTGACCTGGTTTGCGAGTTGCACTTTGCTTTTTCCCAAACACTTTGTTTGTCTGCATTTTTGAGCTTGAGAAGAACGTTTgacactgtaaacaaaaattattgaagaAATGTTATAAAATCCAAAGCTATGTATTTCTACATTTTTATGTATCTCACTAACtgaactggggtggatttcacaaaggtagtcctaacttaggactagtcctaggcaatgctaagagataggactggtcctaagttaggaccagtaactcatcctaacttaggactgttcCTATCtcatagcattgcctaggactagtcataagttaggactacctttgtgaaatccacccctggacagttggtaagtacaaaaacaaattgttgataACATGTTTATCAATAATATCTCCACGTCCTGATGTGTCCAGTGTGCGCTGTCCGTTTACAATGCCCGCCGTTCAGTCATATAGTGCGCACGCACTGCagcactgccttgtaacacccctttcacagaataGTTTAGTCCAACTGGGCCAGGGCTTGGCAGTCCGTCAATCCAATAGGCTAGTACCTGcggttcagggcccaatttcatggctctgcttaccgccgatcgcgattccccgcttgcgtgcaagcgccaaatttctgcgctagccttgtaagcgtagaatgcctagtaacgtggagtacgtgTTGTAATACTATTTagggtttgtttttgaaagcgAAAgaattttatatcaaaattcaAAGaggctggggccaaggatacaaAGCAGATTGGACCATTGATGGGACtaggggaaaagtttccgtatggcgccaccacttt
Protein-coding regions in this window:
- the LOC139939992 gene encoding uncharacterized protein, which gives rise to MENLSTNKSECQTFFSSSKMQTNKVFGKKQSATRKPGHLICSVCSKTFSYPSIMARHMKKHAMTTKTLLGNVKTSFSGKTKLLSQLGLQSNAEHSSENSELADNLHMPNPMQWLPPLEDGDNQSNSKASQECQPPNILNPSDHAPVGKMTWPMNKHSEKIVIDLTSASSEVSTSFHHSEPSTAGLGDMQVASNEQAYKQSQNQSETETKTKTSRNSKLPSGSTARNTASQSRTQEGHFTLCSSGKALKCNYCTFACRRTCGRMIKHLQIHGIRSRNQCKSCGLGFLNKSQLEDHQKMCSQASLAPQCNICGKTFSFRSLLRQHMNTHINRKPHKCKHCPLTFNSTTAARIHSQKHHCSPKQNVIYQCSLCSQRFSTNEALESHFRIHLIEKSFKCNMCGLNFCDASARYNHMRRVHKILDAEGLQSNDISWQPTHLSRPLVASPPQTSLPPLLSPVMTMPIVVSVTSQSNMDSLNPVDGPLSMRAKSVDGPSELTAGSPERIDNRLDSPASGLVYMRKELNQDVRNNQTSHQPWSVSDSLDHLRSAEPPPEDVPNRSPVLPVMLLKKESEDQFSYDKKRHPSTSSVGKSSTCTRPGNLGEEDGAAQVSHHQQFEPTSTADENDTSVPLEVYPVQYPHYVNANPARSNDNSQGHLLEISRVMGSSSPNGSYGRSGDESINPESPCRATSTRRSLDAPDALPGSHHCHYCDITFGDSVLHYLHMGWHVTGDPWKCNGCGQECAGKVDFFLHLYKAGHN